A stretch of Leisingera sp. S132 DNA encodes these proteins:
- a CDS encoding cell division protein ZapA: MPEVTIHIGGRGFEVSCQEGEESYLHAAAKMLDDEAQVLSDQIGRMPEARMLLMAGLMLADKTAAVEDRIKEVEAELAERMQELEALKAAPAPEPERIEVAVVPPQVNETLAELAARTEALAQQIEEQAAG, from the coding sequence ATGCCCGAAGTGACCATTCATATCGGCGGCCGCGGCTTTGAGGTCTCCTGCCAGGAGGGTGAAGAAAGCTATCTGCACGCTGCCGCCAAGATGCTGGATGACGAGGCGCAGGTGCTGTCGGACCAGATCGGTCGCATGCCCGAGGCGCGGATGCTCTTGATGGCCGGGCTGATGCTGGCCGACAAGACCGCCGCGGTCGAGGACCGGATCAAGGAAGTCGAGGCAGAGCTGGCCGAACGCATGCAGGAGCTGGAGGCACTGAAGGCCGCACCGGCACCCGAGCCTGAGCGGATCGAGGTAGCAGTGGTGCCGCCGCAAGTGAACGAGACCCTGGCCGAACTGGCCGCCCGCACCGAGGCGCTGGCGCAGCAGATAGAGGAACAGGCCGCAGGCTGA
- the gap gene encoding type I glyceraldehyde-3-phosphate dehydrogenase codes for MTIKVGINGFGRIGRCTLSHIAASGRDDIEVIKVNATGPLETAAHLIKYDSVHGRFPGEVTIGDGTMNLGRGDMQMFSTYDMNELDWSGCDVVLECTGKFNDGEKAKAHLERGAKKVLLSAPGKNVDKTIVFGVNDDQLEASDTMISNGSCTTNCLAPLAKVLDEAFGIEHGIMTTIHAYTGDQPTLDRRHKDLYRARAAAMSMIPTSTGAAKALGEVLPNLKGRLDGSAIRVPTPNVSAVDLTFRAGRDVTAEQVNAAVKEAAEGPMKGVLGYEPAPLVSVDFNHSPESSIFAPDQTRVVEDRMVRVLAWYDNEWGFSVRMADVAVAMGKLG; via the coding sequence ATGACCATCAAAGTCGGGATCAACGGTTTTGGCCGCATCGGCCGCTGCACCCTGTCGCACATCGCCGCCTCGGGCCGCGACGACATCGAAGTGATCAAGGTGAACGCCACCGGCCCGCTGGAGACCGCGGCGCATCTGATCAAATACGACAGCGTGCATGGCCGTTTCCCGGGTGAAGTGACCATCGGCGACGGCACCATGAACCTGGGCCGCGGCGACATGCAGATGTTCTCCACCTACGACATGAACGAGCTGGACTGGTCGGGCTGCGACGTGGTCCTGGAATGCACCGGCAAGTTCAACGACGGTGAGAAGGCCAAGGCGCATCTGGAGCGCGGTGCGAAGAAAGTTCTGCTGTCCGCCCCCGGCAAGAACGTCGACAAGACCATCGTGTTCGGCGTCAACGACGATCAGCTGGAAGCCTCCGACACCATGATCTCCAACGGCTCCTGCACCACCAACTGCCTGGCGCCGCTGGCCAAGGTGCTGGACGAGGCGTTCGGCATCGAGCACGGCATCATGACCACGATCCACGCCTACACCGGCGACCAGCCGACCCTGGACCGCCGCCACAAGGACCTGTACCGCGCCCGCGCCGCTGCCATGTCGATGATCCCGACCTCGACCGGCGCCGCCAAGGCCCTGGGTGAAGTGCTGCCGAACCTGAAAGGCCGCCTGGACGGCTCCGCCATCCGCGTGCCGACCCCGAACGTCTCCGCCGTTGACCTGACCTTCCGCGCCGGCCGCGACGTGACCGCTGAGCAGGTCAACGCCGCCGTCAAGGAAGCCGCTGAAGGCCCGATGAAGGGCGTGCTGGGCTATGAGCCGGCGCCGCTGGTCTCTGTTGACTTCAACCACTCGCCGGAAAGCTCCATCTTTGCGCCGGACCAGACCCGCGTGGTCGAGGACCGCATGGTGCGCGTGCTGGCCTGGTACGACAACGAATGGGGCTTCTCGGTCCGCATGGCCGATGTGGCCGTTGCCATGGGCAAACTGGGCTAA
- a CDS encoding DUF808 domain-containing protein, giving the protein MSGLLALLDDVAGIAKVAAASVDDVAAAAGKAGAKTAGVIIDDAAVTPKYLQGFAPARELPIIWRITRGSLFNKLILLLPVAMLLANFAPWAITPLLMLGGSYLCFEGAEKVFHVLFPHASHAIDEDMSIKDPGHLEEQKIKGAIKTDFILSAEIMTIALAAIEAPNVWMQAATLAVVAIGVTLAVYGSVALIVKMDDVGLYLAQSAPTPVGRGLGRGLVKFMPVLMKILSVVGTAAMLWVGGSIIIHGLEVLGFGWLGHLIHDWAYAVGHAVPAAWKGFTEWTAKAAMDGVFGVALGLLLIPLATKVIGPVIAAVSRR; this is encoded by the coding sequence ATGAGCGGATTGCTGGCGCTGCTGGATGATGTGGCGGGGATTGCCAAGGTTGCGGCGGCTTCGGTGGACGATGTGGCTGCAGCGGCGGGCAAGGCCGGGGCCAAGACCGCAGGCGTGATCATCGACGATGCGGCAGTGACGCCGAAGTACCTGCAGGGCTTTGCGCCGGCGCGCGAACTGCCGATCATCTGGCGCATCACCCGGGGTTCGCTGTTCAACAAGCTGATCCTTTTGCTGCCGGTGGCGATGCTGCTGGCCAATTTTGCGCCTTGGGCCATCACGCCGCTCTTGATGCTGGGCGGGTCGTACCTGTGTTTCGAGGGCGCGGAGAAGGTCTTTCACGTGCTGTTCCCGCACGCGAGCCACGCCATCGACGAGGACATGAGCATCAAGGACCCCGGCCACCTGGAGGAACAGAAGATCAAGGGCGCGATCAAGACCGACTTCATCCTGTCGGCGGAGATCATGACCATCGCGCTGGCCGCGATTGAGGCGCCGAATGTTTGGATGCAGGCGGCAACGCTGGCGGTGGTGGCCATCGGCGTCACGCTGGCGGTCTACGGCTCTGTCGCGCTGATTGTGAAGATGGACGATGTGGGCCTCTACCTGGCGCAGAGCGCACCGACACCAGTGGGGCGCGGATTGGGGCGCGGGCTGGTCAAGTTCATGCCGGTGCTGATGAAGATCCTGTCGGTGGTCGGCACCGCGGCGATGCTGTGGGTCGGCGGCTCCATCATCATCCACGGGCTGGAAGTGCTGGGCTTTGGCTGGCTGGGCCATCTGATCCACGACTGGGCCTATGCTGTGGGCCACGCGGTGCCTGCTGCCTGGAAGGGCTTTACCGAGTGGACCGCCAAGGCGGCGATGGACGGAGTGTTTGGCGTCGCGCTGGGTCTGCTGCTGATCCCGCTGGCGACCAAGGTGATTGGGCCGGTGATTGCGGCTGTTTCGAGGCGATAA
- a CDS encoding colicin transporter — MNQIEELQGRIQAALERISAGSAALQEARAADRVKAEEATAAAVQAAEAAAAGTANAELEQALDEERTANAQLEERVKVLNSRLKDAEGGTSAGSASDEDVAAMQAELELLRNEAGDPAEKQALRSEVARLKGQLEAAANTAASEKEALEDQLTEAKAANDALKAQLEAAPAAENTPAEAADAPDMNAELERQNEALVRLDTELQQLRLANEELRASNAALREANAQSLGDAGLINTAMEAEIEGLRAAQASDQAQVNAVLAKLEPLLVNARNLPEGEEV, encoded by the coding sequence ATGAACCAGATTGAAGAACTGCAAGGCCGCATTCAGGCCGCGCTGGAGCGCATCAGCGCAGGCTCTGCCGCGCTGCAGGAAGCGCGCGCTGCGGACAGGGTCAAGGCCGAAGAGGCAACAGCCGCGGCTGTTCAGGCCGCTGAGGCCGCCGCTGCCGGAACCGCCAACGCCGAGCTTGAGCAGGCATTGGACGAGGAGAGGACGGCCAACGCCCAGCTGGAAGAGCGGGTAAAGGTTCTCAACTCCCGGCTGAAGGATGCGGAGGGCGGAACATCTGCGGGATCCGCCAGTGATGAAGACGTGGCCGCGATGCAGGCTGAGCTTGAGCTCCTGAGAAACGAAGCCGGCGATCCGGCAGAGAAACAGGCGCTGCGGTCTGAGGTTGCCCGCCTGAAGGGTCAGCTGGAAGCGGCGGCAAATACCGCGGCCAGCGAGAAGGAAGCGCTGGAAGATCAACTGACAGAGGCCAAGGCCGCCAATGATGCGTTGAAGGCGCAGCTGGAGGCGGCCCCTGCGGCGGAGAACACACCTGCAGAGGCCGCTGACGCGCCGGACATGAACGCCGAATTGGAACGCCAGAACGAAGCCCTGGTGCGGCTCGATACCGAACTGCAGCAGCTGCGGCTGGCCAATGAGGAGCTGCGCGCCTCCAATGCCGCCCTGCGGGAGGCCAACGCGCAAAGCCTGGGCGATGCCGGGCTGATCAACACCGCGATGGAAGCTGAAATAGAGGGGCTGCGCGCCGCGCAGGCCAGTGATCAGGCTCAGGTCAATGCGGTTCTGGCCAAGCTTGAGCCGCTCCTGGTCAACGCCCGGAACCTGCCTGAAGGAGAGGAAGTCTGA
- a CDS encoding CoA-acylating methylmalonate-semialdehyde dehydrogenase — protein sequence MKELGHFINGKLVSGTSGRFDDVFNPATGEVQYQCPMASAAETTDAIEKAAAAQPAWGATNPQKRARVMMAMVGLMNRDMDKLAEALSREHGKTIPDAKGDLQRGLEVIEYCIGAPQMLKGEFTDSAGPGIDMYSMRQPLGVVGSIMPFNFPAMMPLWHVGPALACGNAVVLKPSERDPSVPLMLAELFVEAGLPEGVFQVVNGDREAVDTILDSEIIQGVSFVGSTPIAQYIYSRATANGKRAQCFGGAKNHMIVMPDADLDQAADALVGAGFGAAGERCMAISVAVPVGEETADKLIEKLIPRIEKLKVGPYTAGDDVDLGPVVTAAAKERILGLIQSGVDQGAKLVVDNRDFKLQGYEDGFFVGAHLFDHVTTDMDIYKQEIFGPVLSTVRAGTYEEALKLAMDHEYGNGTAIFTRDGDTARDFASRVNIGMVGINVPIPVPLAYHTFGGWKKSMFGDLNQHGPDSFKFYTRTKTVTSRWPSGIKEGGEFNFKAMD from the coding sequence ATGAAAGAACTCGGCCACTTTATCAACGGCAAACTGGTCTCCGGCACCTCGGGCCGCTTTGACGATGTCTTCAACCCCGCAACCGGCGAAGTGCAGTATCAGTGCCCGATGGCCAGCGCTGCGGAAACCACCGATGCAATCGAAAAGGCCGCCGCGGCGCAGCCCGCATGGGGCGCCACCAACCCGCAGAAGCGCGCCCGCGTGATGATGGCGATGGTTGGCCTGATGAACCGCGACATGGACAAGCTGGCAGAGGCGCTGTCGCGCGAGCACGGCAAGACCATCCCGGACGCCAAGGGCGACCTGCAGCGCGGCCTGGAAGTGATCGAATACTGCATCGGCGCGCCGCAGATGCTGAAGGGTGAGTTCACCGACAGCGCAGGCCCCGGCATCGACATGTACTCCATGCGCCAGCCGCTGGGTGTTGTCGGCTCCATCATGCCGTTCAACTTCCCCGCCATGATGCCGCTGTGGCACGTCGGCCCGGCCTTGGCCTGCGGCAACGCCGTGGTGCTGAAACCGTCCGAGCGCGACCCCTCCGTGCCGCTGATGCTGGCTGAGCTGTTCGTTGAGGCAGGCCTGCCCGAGGGCGTGTTCCAAGTGGTGAACGGCGACCGCGAGGCGGTTGACACCATCCTGGACAGCGAAATCATTCAGGGCGTGTCCTTCGTCGGCTCCACCCCGATTGCACAGTACATCTATTCCCGCGCCACCGCCAACGGCAAGCGTGCGCAGTGCTTCGGCGGCGCCAAGAACCACATGATCGTGATGCCCGACGCCGATCTGGACCAGGCCGCTGACGCGCTGGTCGGCGCAGGCTTCGGCGCGGCCGGCGAGCGCTGCATGGCAATCTCGGTTGCGGTTCCGGTCGGCGAGGAAACCGCCGACAAGCTGATCGAGAAGCTGATCCCGCGCATCGAGAAGCTGAAAGTCGGCCCCTACACCGCCGGCGACGACGTCGATCTGGGTCCGGTTGTGACCGCGGCCGCCAAGGAACGCATCCTGGGCCTGATCCAGTCCGGTGTCGATCAGGGCGCCAAGCTGGTGGTCGACAACCGCGACTTCAAACTGCAGGGCTACGAGGACGGCTTCTTTGTCGGCGCCCACCTGTTCGACCATGTCACCACCGACATGGACATCTACAAGCAGGAGATCTTTGGACCGGTGCTTTCCACTGTGCGCGCAGGCACTTACGAGGAAGCGTTGAAGCTGGCGATGGATCACGAGTACGGCAACGGCACCGCGATCTTCACCCGCGACGGCGACACCGCGCGTGACTTCGCCTCCCGCGTGAACATCGGCATGGTGGGCATCAACGTGCCGATCCCGGTACCGCTGGCCTATCACACCTTCGGCGGCTGGAAGAAGTCGATGTTCGGCGACCTGAACCAGCACGGCCCGGACAGCTTCAAGTTCTACACCCGCACCAAGACCGTGACCTCCCGCTGGCCCTCGGGCATCAAGGAAGGCGGCGAGTTCAACTTCAAGGCCATGGACTAA
- a CDS encoding fatty acid desaturase: MSKTEEPDQPQAAARTARDWVKILAHYREPNSLRSSFELAVTVVPFLVLWALAWWSLSVSYWLTLALSVCIAAFLLRLFTIQHDCGHGSFFNNRHVSDWVGRIIGVLTLTPYDVWRRTHSIHHSTHGNLDKRGMGDIHTMTVAEYRAASRWDRLVYRLYRHPVTLFAIGPGYLFFLQNRIPYGLTGQARYWVSAMGTNASILAALGLIWYFGGLMPLVLIFVPATLIAATAGLWLFYVQHQFETTQWEQEEDWQLHDAALHGSSHYVLPPVLQWLSANIGIHHVHHLYSRIPFYRLPEVLRDHAELAEGNRMTIRESLANARLHLWDEDSKRLLSFAQARSLTA; encoded by the coding sequence ATGAGCAAGACTGAAGAACCGGACCAGCCGCAGGCGGCTGCAAGAACCGCCCGCGACTGGGTCAAGATCCTGGCCCACTACCGCGAACCCAATTCCCTGCGCAGCAGCTTTGAGCTGGCCGTGACCGTGGTGCCCTTTCTGGTGCTCTGGGCGCTGGCCTGGTGGTCGCTGTCGGTCAGCTACTGGCTGACCCTGGCCCTGTCGGTTTGCATCGCCGCCTTCCTGTTGCGCCTGTTCACCATCCAGCACGACTGCGGCCACGGATCCTTCTTCAACAACCGCCATGTCAGCGACTGGGTGGGCCGCATCATCGGGGTGCTGACGCTGACCCCCTATGATGTCTGGCGCCGCACCCACTCGATCCATCACAGCACCCACGGGAACCTCGACAAACGCGGGATGGGCGATATTCACACGATGACCGTCGCAGAATACCGCGCTGCCAGCCGCTGGGACCGCCTGGTCTACCGGCTGTACCGCCACCCGGTGACCCTGTTCGCCATTGGTCCCGGCTACCTGTTCTTCCTGCAGAACCGCATCCCCTACGGCCTGACCGGCCAGGCGCGCTACTGGGTCAGCGCGATGGGCACCAATGCCTCGATTCTGGCCGCGCTGGGGCTGATCTGGTACTTTGGCGGACTGATGCCGCTGGTGCTGATCTTCGTGCCTGCCACCCTGATTGCCGCCACCGCCGGCCTGTGGCTGTTCTATGTGCAGCACCAGTTCGAGACCACCCAGTGGGAGCAGGAAGAGGACTGGCAGCTGCATGACGCCGCGCTGCACGGCAGTTCGCATTACGTGCTGCCGCCGGTGCTGCAGTGGCTCAGCGCCAATATTGGCATCCACCATGTGCATCATCTTTACAGCCGCATCCCGTTCTACCGCCTGCCAGAGGTGCTGCGCGACCATGCTGAACTGGCCGAGGGCAACCGCATGACCATCCGGGAAAGCCTGGCCAATGCGCGGCTGCACCTGTGGGACGAGGACAGCAAGCGCCTCCTGTCCTTTGCCCAGGCCCGCAGCCTGACGGCCTGA
- a CDS encoding CBS domain-containing protein has translation MLVQEILKSKAGSGVVTVSLFASVSEAAKVMSDNRFGTVVVSADGDYPDGILSERDIVRELAKSGSGCLDEPVSNYMTKELVTCTSQSNVGEVLQQMTDGRFRHMPVVEDDGKLIGIITLGDAVKAQLAQVAMEKDALQDMIMGH, from the coding sequence GTGCTCGTTCAAGAGATTTTAAAGTCCAAGGCCGGCTCGGGTGTTGTTACGGTCAGCCTGTTTGCGAGTGTTTCCGAGGCAGCGAAAGTCATGTCAGACAACCGGTTTGGCACCGTCGTTGTTTCCGCCGACGGCGACTACCCGGATGGCATTCTGTCCGAGCGCGATATCGTTCGGGAACTGGCCAAATCCGGGTCTGGCTGCTTGGACGAGCCTGTCAGCAACTATATGACCAAGGAGCTGGTCACCTGCACCAGCCAGTCCAATGTCGGCGAAGTCCTGCAGCAGATGACCGACGGCCGGTTCCGCCACATGCCGGTGGTGGAAGATGACGGCAAGCTCATCGGGATCATCACCCTGGGCGATGCGGTCAAGGCGCAGCTGGCTCAGGTTGCGATGGAGAAGGACGCGCTGCAAGACATGATCATGGGCCACTGA
- the grxD gene encoding Grx4 family monothiol glutaredoxin translates to MTDAKTRIEETVKANDVVLYMKGTKEMPQCGFSSRVAAVLNYIGVDYTDVNVLADEEIRSGIKDYSDWPTIPQLYVKGEFVGGCDIITEMALSSELDTLFDDNGIAFNKEAADKIREANA, encoded by the coding sequence ATGACCGACGCAAAGACCCGCATCGAAGAAACCGTCAAAGCCAATGACGTGGTGCTCTACATGAAAGGCACCAAGGAAATGCCGCAGTGCGGCTTCTCCTCGCGTGTGGCGGCGGTGCTGAACTACATCGGCGTCGACTACACCGACGTGAACGTGCTGGCGGACGAAGAGATCCGTTCGGGCATCAAGGACTATTCCGACTGGCCGACCATCCCGCAGCTGTACGTCAAGGGTGAGTTCGTCGGCGGCTGTGACATCATCACCGAGATGGCGCTGTCCTCGGAACTGGACACCCTGTTTGACGACAACGGCATTGCCTTCAACAAGGAAGCCGCCGACAAGATCCGCGAAGCCAACGCCTGA
- the coaD gene encoding pantetheine-phosphate adenylyltransferase, translated as MRVGLYPGTFDPITIGHIDIIRRASALVDKLVIGVAINRDKGPLFPLEERVAMIEAECAKLSDETGTEIVAHPFENLLIDCARDVGAQIIVRGLRAVADFEYEFQMVGMNRALDSSIETVFLMAEARHQAIASKLVKEIARLDGDVSKFVTPLVNEKLMERLGKSG; from the coding sequence ATGCGCGTTGGTCTGTATCCCGGCACCTTTGACCCGATTACCATCGGTCATATCGACATCATCCGCCGCGCTAGCGCGCTGGTGGACAAGCTGGTGATCGGCGTCGCCATCAACCGCGACAAGGGGCCGCTGTTCCCTCTGGAGGAGCGGGTGGCGATGATCGAAGCGGAATGCGCCAAGCTGAGCGACGAGACCGGCACCGAGATCGTGGCGCATCCGTTCGAGAACCTGCTGATCGACTGCGCCCGCGACGTCGGTGCTCAGATCATCGTGCGCGGGCTGCGGGCGGTTGCCGATTTCGAGTATGAGTTTCAGATGGTCGGCATGAACCGGGCGCTGGACAGCTCGATCGAGACCGTGTTCCTGATGGCCGAGGCACGGCACCAGGCGATTGCGTCGAAACTGGTCAAGGAAATCGCCCGGCTGGATGGCGATGTGTCTAAATTCGTCACGCCACTGGTCAACGAGAAGCTGATGGAACGGCTGGGCAAATCCGGTTGA
- the tkt gene encoding transketolase: MDLTALRTANPDHWNKAAAIRALALDAVAAANSGHTGMPIGMADVATVLFEKHLKFDASNPQWPDRDRFILSAGHGSMLIYALLYLTGDKQVTLDQIKNFRQSGALTAGHPENFLLDAVEVTTGPLGQGISNAVGFAMAEEMQRAHYGKKVVDHHTYVIAGDGCLMEGISQEAIGLAGRHSLGKLIVFWDNNNITIDGTVDLSDRTNQVQRFKASGWQVLEIDGHDPVAIDEAIVAAKKSKKPSMIACKTHIALGHAAQDTSKGHGALTDPDQLKAAKDAYGWTGGAFEVPAEIKSQWEEIGARGKSERAAWEARFAELSQQKQDRFNRAYALDAPKKLSAAIKALKKQVSEEQPKVATRKSSEMALAVINPLMPETVGGSADLTGSNNTKTGDLGVFDTDNRKGRYVYWGIREHGMAAAMNGMALHGGMRPYGGTFFCFTDYARPAMRLAALSKIPSVFVMTHDSIGVGEDGPTHQPVEHLAICRATPNTYVFRPADTVETAEAWEIALTSKETPSVMTLTRQNLPTVRTEHKLTNMVEKGAYVLAEAENKRQVILIATGSEVSVAMEAKAKLEAEGIGTRVVSMPCMELFAAQDEAYRRKVLPAGPVRVGIEAAMRAGGWDRWLLGERGQEKKAAFVGMDRFGASAPAGELFERFGITADGTVAKVKELLG, translated from the coding sequence GTGGACCTGACAGCCCTGCGCACCGCCAATCCCGACCATTGGAACAAGGCCGCCGCCATTCGCGCGCTGGCACTGGACGCCGTTGCCGCCGCCAATTCCGGCCATACCGGCATGCCGATCGGCATGGCCGATGTCGCCACCGTGCTGTTTGAAAAGCACCTGAAGTTCGACGCCTCCAACCCGCAGTGGCCGGACCGCGACCGGTTCATCCTGTCAGCGGGCCACGGCTCGATGCTGATCTACGCGCTGCTGTACCTGACCGGCGACAAACAGGTCACTCTGGATCAGATCAAGAATTTCCGCCAGTCCGGCGCGCTGACCGCCGGCCACCCGGAGAACTTCCTGCTGGACGCGGTCGAAGTCACCACCGGCCCGCTGGGCCAGGGCATCTCGAACGCTGTCGGCTTTGCCATGGCCGAGGAAATGCAGCGCGCCCATTACGGCAAGAAGGTCGTCGATCACCACACCTATGTGATCGCCGGCGACGGCTGCCTGATGGAAGGCATCAGCCAGGAGGCCATCGGCCTGGCAGGCCGCCACAGCCTCGGCAAACTGATCGTCTTCTGGGACAACAACAACATCACCATCGACGGCACCGTTGATCTGTCCGACCGCACCAACCAGGTGCAGCGTTTCAAGGCGTCGGGCTGGCAGGTTCTGGAAATCGACGGCCACGACCCGGTTGCCATCGACGAAGCCATCGTGGCGGCGAAGAAATCGAAGAAACCTTCGATGATCGCCTGCAAGACCCACATCGCCCTGGGCCACGCCGCACAGGACACCTCCAAGGGCCACGGCGCGCTGACCGACCCCGATCAGCTGAAAGCGGCCAAGGACGCCTATGGCTGGACAGGTGGTGCGTTTGAGGTGCCGGCAGAGATCAAGTCCCAGTGGGAAGAAATCGGCGCCCGCGGCAAGTCCGAGCGTGCGGCCTGGGAAGCCCGCTTTGCCGAGCTGTCGCAGCAAAAGCAGGACCGTTTCAACCGTGCCTACGCACTGGACGCGCCCAAGAAACTGTCCGCCGCCATCAAGGCACTGAAAAAGCAGGTGAGCGAGGAGCAGCCCAAGGTTGCCACCCGCAAATCCTCCGAGATGGCGCTGGCCGTGATCAACCCGCTGATGCCGGAAACCGTGGGCGGCTCCGCCGACCTCACCGGTTCCAACAACACCAAGACCGGCGATCTGGGCGTCTTTGACACCGACAACCGCAAGGGCCGCTATGTCTACTGGGGCATCCGCGAGCACGGCATGGCCGCAGCGATGAACGGCATGGCCCTGCACGGCGGAATGCGCCCCTATGGCGGCACCTTCTTCTGCTTCACCGACTATGCCCGCCCGGCGATGCGCCTGGCCGCCCTGTCGAAGATCCCGTCGGTGTTCGTGATGACCCACGACTCGATCGGCGTTGGCGAAGACGGCCCGACCCACCAGCCGGTGGAGCATCTGGCGATCTGCCGCGCGACCCCGAACACCTATGTGTTCCGCCCCGCCGACACCGTGGAAACCGCCGAGGCCTGGGAAATTGCCCTCACCTCCAAGGAAACCCCCTCGGTGATGACCCTGACCCGTCAGAACCTGCCGACCGTGCGGACTGAGCACAAGCTGACCAACATGGTCGAAAAAGGCGCATACGTCTTGGCCGAGGCAGAGAACAAGCGCCAGGTGATCCTGATCGCCACCGGTTCGGAAGTGTCCGTTGCCATGGAAGCCAAGGCCAAGCTGGAGGCTGAGGGCATTGGCACCCGCGTCGTCTCCATGCCCTGCATGGAGCTGTTCGCAGCCCAGGACGAAGCGTACCGCCGCAAGGTCCTGCCCGCAGGCCCCGTGCGTGTGGGGATCGAGGCAGCCATGCGCGCCGGCGGCTGGGACCGCTGGCTCTTGGGCGAGCGCGGCCAGGAGAAGAAAGCCGCATTCGTCGGCATGGACCGCTTCGGCGCCTCCGCCCCGGCAGGCGAGCTGTTCGAGCGCTTCGGCATCACCGCTGACGGCACCGTGGCCAAGGTGAAAGAGCTGCTGGGCTGA
- a CDS encoding LysR family transcriptional regulator, whose product MDPQWDDMKVFLAVAREASLSGAGRILKMDPATVGRRIARFEAALETPLFVKSPQGYALSAAGDRLLVHAEAAEQAMRAGTEALSGPSDTMSGQIRIGAPDGSANYILPQVCVQIAEENPDLDIQIVALPRVINLSRREADMAVTVSAPTAGKLLVQKICDYKLHLVASRHYLKDHPPIEKLEDLKGHKMIGYIPDMIFDKELDYLNDIGIERVALASNSVSVQIKMAAQGTAVCVAHDFSLPAHRMLRKILTDKVSLTRSFHLVRHQGDQRSERLNRFAQALSKGIRDEVARLEALT is encoded by the coding sequence ATGGATCCGCAGTGGGATGATATGAAAGTGTTTTTGGCGGTGGCACGGGAGGCGAGCCTGTCCGGCGCCGGCCGTATCCTCAAGATGGATCCCGCCACCGTTGGACGCCGCATTGCCCGGTTCGAGGCGGCCCTGGAAACCCCGCTGTTCGTGAAATCGCCGCAAGGTTATGCCCTCAGCGCCGCCGGCGACCGGCTGCTGGTTCATGCGGAGGCCGCCGAACAGGCGATGCGGGCAGGGACGGAAGCCCTGAGCGGCCCCAGTGATACGATGTCCGGCCAGATCCGCATCGGCGCGCCGGATGGCAGCGCCAACTACATCCTGCCGCAGGTCTGCGTCCAAATCGCAGAGGAGAACCCGGATCTGGATATCCAGATCGTGGCCCTGCCGCGCGTCATCAATCTCAGCCGCCGGGAGGCCGACATGGCCGTCACCGTCAGCGCCCCGACAGCGGGTAAGCTGCTGGTGCAAAAGATCTGCGACTATAAGCTGCACCTGGTCGCGTCCCGCCATTACCTGAAGGACCATCCGCCGATCGAAAAGCTGGAGGACCTGAAGGGCCACAAGATGATCGGCTATATCCCCGACATGATCTTTGACAAGGAACTGGACTATCTGAACGACATCGGGATCGAACGGGTGGCGCTGGCGTCCAACTCTGTCTCGGTGCAGATCAAGATGGCGGCGCAAGGAACGGCGGTCTGCGTGGCGCATGATTTCAGCCTGCCGGCCCACCGGATGCTGCGCAAGATCCTGACCGACAAGGTGAGCCTGACGCGCAGTTTCCACCTGGTGCGCCATCAGGGCGACCAGCGCAGCGAGCGGCTGAACCGCTTTGCCCAAGCCTTGTCCAAGGGCATCCGCGACGAGGTGGCCCGGCTGGAAGCCTTGACTTAA
- a CDS encoding BolA family protein yields MPMQAHEIEELLRDAFPDAEIQVGGSDGVHMSAMVVDESFRGKNRVQQQRAVYAALKGKMDGPDGELHALALTTKAPE; encoded by the coding sequence ATGCCCATGCAAGCCCACGAAATCGAAGAATTGCTGCGAGATGCCTTCCCGGATGCCGAAATCCAGGTCGGCGGCTCCGACGGTGTGCACATGTCGGCGATGGTCGTCGACGAAAGCTTCCGCGGCAAGAACCGCGTCCAGCAGCAGCGCGCCGTCTATGCCGCGCTGAAAGGCAAGATGGACGGCCCCGACGGCGAGTTGCACGCGCTGGCGCTGACCACCAAGGCGCCGGAATAA